Below is a genomic region from Deltaproteobacteria bacterium.
TCGAGGATTCCCCGGATTTAATGAGGCGTCTGGCAGCCACCGGGATTACAACACGCGAAGCATGCGGTAATGTTGTTCGAAATGTGACCGCTTGCCCGTTTGCAGGTGTGTGCGGAGGTGAGGCATTTGACGTTTCGACCTATGCAGATGCGTTGACGTTTTTTATTTTGGGACACCCAGACTGCCAGGACTTTGGCCGAAAAATTAAAATCGCTTTTTCCGGTTGTGAGACCAGCCCGTGTGGGCTCACCATGTTTCACGATATCGGATTGATTGCGAAACGGCGCATTGTTGATGGAATCCCGAAAAACGGTTTTGCGTTTTATGTGGGCGGTGGCTTGGGTTCTGTGCCCAGCCAAGCCAAACTTTTGAATGAGTTTGTACCAGAGGAAGAAATTTTTCCGGTGACACTGGCCGTGTGCCGTGTGTTTGGCCGCTTGGGTGAGAAAGACAACAGGACCCGTGCACGACTCAAGTTTTTGATTAAGTCGCTTGGGATGGATGAATTCACTCGCTTGGTTGAGCAAGAGCGTAAGATTCTTCCTCACGATGAACGCTGGGCTGGTTATTTAAAAGGCCCACAACAAGGTTTGTCAAAGCCAACGAAAGAACCAAGTACCCTTGCTGAAGGCCCTTATCCAGACGGCTTTAAGGAATGGGTTGCGGTGAATGTTAAAGCACAGCGACAGGTTGGTTACGCAACGGTAACCGCTGTCTGCCCATTGGGAGATTTATCCGCGAACCAGATGAGATCGGTCGCTGATATCGCCCGGGTATATGTAGGGGATAACATTCGCCTGACGGTGGAGCAGAACCTCGTTTTCAGATGGGTGACGGAGCAGGACTTGCCGGCTTTGTTTGTGGCTTTGCAGGAAGCGGGTTTGGCTCAACCAAGTGCGGGTACCATCGTTGATGTGACCAGCTGCCCTGGAACAGACACGTGTAAGCTTGGCCACGCTTCATCGCGCGGACTCGCGGCAGTGCTTCGTGAGCAACTTGCTGCAATCAATAGCCAGCTTGATGAAGCTGTTAAGGAATTGCGGATTAAGGTGAGTGGGTGTTTTAACTCCTGTGGTCAACACCATGCCGCCGACATTGGCTTCTATGGTGTCGGGCGCAAGGTGAGGGGCTACATGGTTCCTCACTTCCAAGTCGTTTTAGGAGGGCAATGGGACAACAACGCAGGGAGCTTTGGTCTTGCCATTGGTGCCGTGCCTTCTCGAAACATTCCATTGGCGGTCCGTGTGATCACGACTCACTTTGTAGAGGGACGTGAACCCGGAGAGAAGTTTAAGGACTTTATCCAACGGCTTGGTAAGCCAGCGGTTAAAAAATGGATCAAAGAACTGACAGCTATTCCTGCCTATGATGTGGACCGTTCTTTTTACAGCGATTGGGGTGATTCTCGTGAGTACAGTACCGGTGACCTTGGTATTGGAGAATGTGCTGGTGAAGTTGTGACCCTGGCTGAGTTTGGTTTGAGTGAAAGTGAGCGGCAGGTATTCGATGCTCAACTACACCTCGATAAAGGCGTGCCAGAGGAGGCAGCTCAGGCAGCCTTTAAAGCGATGCTAACGGCCGCACGAAGTTTAGTGCGTATTGAAAATATAGACGTCCCGGACCAGGCAGAGCATATCGTCACGGAGTTTCGAAATAGGTATCACGAGACTCGGGTATTCCATGACCCCTTCGCCGGAGCGAAGTTCACCAATTACTTCTTTCGCCAATATGAAGAGCAGGGAACTGATGTAGATCACGAAACTGCACACCATCGTATTGAGGAAGCACAACTTTTTATCGAGGCAGCTTATGGTTGCTATGCCCGTTTGGGTGCAACAGCTGCGGCTTAAGGAGTTTTGAGAATGACAGCACTGAATGCGACACAATTTTTTATAAAATTCCCAGCAAACCTAAGGGCCGATTATGATGCGAAGGAGCTTATTCCGGTCTTTCAACGGTGGATACAAAAAGATGCGCTGGAAGGCGTGTTGATTGATGTAGCCAATTACTCACACGTGCAAGACGGACCCGGCGTACTGCTGATTGGTCATGAGTCGAATTGGAGTCTCGATTTTGGCGACGGAGAGCCAGGGCTACTTTACACCCGTAAGCGCGAAGCTTTGGGCGATATTGAGAGCCGACTCAAAGATGCTTTTAGATTAAGCCTTGAGGCTTGCCAGCTTTTGGCAACCGACGAAACTCTTAAGGATCCAATATCTTTTAATGCAGGTGATTTCGTACTTGGAATCAATAACCGGCTTTTAGCGCCGAACGATGACGAAACATTTGAGGATGTTCGTGAGGGGCTCACCCGATTTCTAAATTGGTTATTTCTAGGCGAGAAAGTTCAATTGCAGCGTGACCAGCGCAGCCGCTCACGGTTTAATGTGCGGGTTCGGGTCACGGGCCGGTGGGATATTGCAACGCTCTTGAAACGCCTAGGGCGATCTGAAGGTTTATTGAATTAGCTGGTATTGAGACTTGGAGCCAGCTACTCTTAAGTAGTTTAGGAGGCTCCGTGGCGAATTCCGACAATTCAGATACCGAGGCATTGGTTCCATCCGAATTGAGCCTTCCGCCAGGTCCGCCTCGTAATTGGCCTGGAGGAGACTTCAAGGCCATGCGCAGCAACGGTGCCGGGCATCTCTTAAGCCTTGTAAAAAAATACGGCGACGTTTGTAGGTTTCACCTCGGACCGCAGCCGGTGGTGGTGGTCCGCCGACCGGAGCACGTTCGACAAGTTCTTGTTGAGAAGGCTCGCCAATACAGTAAAGAGACACGCGGCTTTCAAAAGCTAGCTATGATTCTCGGTCAAGGTCTTGTGACCAGCAGCGGTGAGCTGTGGCGAAAGCAGCGCCGAATAATGCAGCCGGCTTTTCACCGTAAACAAATAGCCGATTTTGCAGAGATTATGGGCCGTATCTCCCGGGAAGCGGTGGAGAAATTAAGGCCTTATAGTATCAGCGGTGAAGTCATCGACATCGATCAAGCCATGATGGGGCTTACCCTTGAAGTGGTCAGTGAGGCTCTTTTAGGAGAACACCTTGAAAATGAGGCAGACCTTGTGGCGGATGCAGTAGAGGTTGTGCAGCAAGAAGTGAATCGCCGAATCATGTC
It encodes:
- a CDS encoding nitrite/sulfite reductase, whose protein sequence is MTSWKEKLGSQIQDDWGEEIDVFAQQMVLRRQGKLAEKIFAETRLRRGVYGQRYDNGKRNDGLQDRALAFPCGDATKGPGTVWDAPGMLRIKIPYGALTIEQVEVLADLSEEYSDNISHITTRQDIQYHYIHIEDSPDLMRRLAATGITTREACGNVVRNVTACPFAGVCGGEAFDVSTYADALTFFILGHPDCQDFGRKIKIAFSGCETSPCGLTMFHDIGLIAKRRIVDGIPKNGFAFYVGGGLGSVPSQAKLLNEFVPEEEIFPVTLAVCRVFGRLGEKDNRTRARLKFLIKSLGMDEFTRLVEQERKILPHDERWAGYLKGPQQGLSKPTKEPSTLAEGPYPDGFKEWVAVNVKAQRQVGYATVTAVCPLGDLSANQMRSVADIARVYVGDNIRLTVEQNLVFRWVTEQDLPALFVALQEAGLAQPSAGTIVDVTSCPGTDTCKLGHASSRGLAAVLREQLAAINSQLDEAVKELRIKVSGCFNSCGQHHAADIGFYGVGRKVRGYMVPHFQVVLGGQWDNNAGSFGLAIGAVPSRNIPLAVRVITTHFVEGREPGEKFKDFIQRLGKPAVKKWIKELTAIPAYDVDRSFYSDWGDSREYSTGDLGIGECAGEVVTLAEFGLSESERQVFDAQLHLDKGVPEEAAQAAFKAMLTAARSLVRIENIDVPDQAEHIVTEFRNRYHETRVFHDPFAGAKFTNYFFRQYEEQGTDVDHETAHHRIEEAQLFIEAAYGCYARLGATAAA